From Diospyros lotus cultivar Yz01 chromosome 4, ASM1463336v1, whole genome shotgun sequence, a single genomic window includes:
- the LOC127800747 gene encoding subtilisin-like protease SBT3.17, with amino-acid sequence MQKIRTSAFLVSSLLFFSLIWSSPSSIATAMADDASTKPQPSATPEAAAVHIVYTERPADEDPEAFHIRILTSVVGSEEAAKEALVYSYKHAASGFSAKLTPDQVSQMSRQPGVLQVVPSRTVQLHSGPARLNV; translated from the exons ATGCAGAAGATAAGAACAAGCGCCTTCTTGGTTTCATCTTTACTATTCTTCTCCTTAATCTGGTCTTCTCCTTCTTCGATCGCAACAGCTATGGCGGACGACGCTTCTACTAAACCACAGCCATCGGCAACGCCGGAGGCGGCGGCTGTCCACATCGTCTACACCGAGAGGCCTGCCGATGAAGACCCCGAGGCCTTCCACATCCGCATCCTCACCTCCGTCGTCGGCAg CGAGGAGGCAGCGAAGGAGGCGCTGGTGTACAGTTACAAGCACGCGGCAAGTGGGTTCTCTGCCAAACTCACTCCAGATCAGGTTTCCCAGATGTCAA GACAACCCGGTGTTCTTCAAGTTGTTCCAAGCAGGACTGTTCAGCTACATTCTGGACCTGCGAGGCTGAATGTCTGA
- the LOC127800708 gene encoding uncharacterized membrane protein At4g09580 produces the protein MRAKVSRRYSYTNVLLMAAPRNLVVEVAGLRGEENAEDSPTTKKPIGARLDGKMSLSRWEFTAALGVFLIFSTGLFCIYLTMPAAEYGKLKLPRTISDLRALKDHLARYAEAYPAKFILGYCSTYIFMQTFMIPGTIFMSLLAGALFGVIKGLFLVVFNATAGASSCYFLSKLIGRPIVSWLWPEKLRFFQAEIAKRREKLLNYMLFLRITPTLPNLFINLASPIVDIPFHVFFLATVIGLVPASYITVRAGLALGDLKSVKDLYDFKTLSVLFLIGSVIIVPTLLKRKRVYE, from the exons ATGAGGGCTAAAGTCTCGCGTCGCTACTCGTATACGAACGTGTTGCTGATGGCGGCGCCGAGGAACCTGGTCGTGGAGGTCGCGGGCTTGAGGGGCGAGGAGAATGCGGAGGACTCGCCTACGACCAAGAAGCCGATCGGCGCGAGGTTGGACGGCAAGATGTCGCTCAGCCGGTGGGAATTCACCGCGGCTTTGGGCGTCTTCCTGATCTTCTCCACGGGGCTTTTCTGCATATATTTGACAATGCCAGCTGCCGAGTACGGTAAACTCAAGCTGCCTCGCACAATTTCGGATCTTCGAGCGCTCAA AGATCACCTTGCAAGATATGCTGAAGCTTACCCCGCAAAGTTCATTCTCGGTTACTGCTCAACTTACATATTCATGCAAACATTTATGATTCCAGGCACGATTTTCATGTCGTTACTGGCTGGAGCACTTTTTGGTGTTATCAAAGGTCTTTTCTTGGTTGTCTTTAATGCCACAGCTGGAGCATCATCCTGCTATTTTCTGTCTAAGTTGATTGGCAGGCCCATAGTTAGCTGGTTGTGGCCTGAAAAGTTGAGATTTTTCCAGGCAGAG ATAGCAAAGCGTAGGGAAAAGTTGCTGAATTACATGCTTTTTTTGAGGATTACTCCAACTTTGCCTAACCTTTTCATCAATTTGGCATCTCCAATAGTGGATATACCATTTCATGTTTTCTTCCTGGCAACAGTAATTGGTCTTGTTCCAGCCTCTTATATCACTGTGCGA GCTGGCCTTGCTCTTGGAGATCTGAAGTCAGTCAAAGATTTATACGATTTTAAAACGTTGTCTGTTCTTTTCCTTATCGGATCTGTGATCATAGTTCCTACCCTCTTAAAGAGGAAGCGAGTATACGAATAA